The Sulfurospirillum tamanense genome has a segment encoding these proteins:
- a CDS encoding anaerobic C4-dicarboxylate transporter yields the protein MLWLEVIVVLGAIYFGARLGSIGIGYAGGIGILVLTLGMGLKLGSIPIDVILIIMSVIAAIGAMQVAGGLDYMVSIAEKILRKNPKQIVFLAPIVTYIMTFFAGTGHTAFSTLPVIAEVAKEQGIRPSRPLSIAVVASQIAITASPISAAVVFLSGVLEPLGVGYLEILAVCIPSSFLACMVAALVSGFLGKPLKDDPVYQERLAKGLIKMRGETKLEIKPGAKLSVGIFLFAILAVVTYATMISGKVGLIENPVVGRDSAIMLFMLTAAALIAFFTKIDSAQVLNSSTFKSGMSACICVLGVAWLGSTFVVNHIDAIKVFAGDLLNHYPWMLAVVLFFASTLLYSQAATAKALIPAAIALGVAPVSIVASFAAVSALFVLPTYPTLIAAVEMDDTGSTRIGKFVFNHPFIIPGVIAIALSVAFAFVIGGLIL from the coding sequence ATGTTATGGCTTGAAGTCATCGTTGTGCTAGGCGCCATCTATTTTGGTGCAAGACTTGGAAGTATCGGTATCGGTTATGCAGGGGGGATTGGTATCCTTGTGCTTACTCTTGGTATGGGCTTAAAACTTGGCTCTATTCCCATTGATGTTATCCTCATCATTATGTCTGTTATCGCGGCCATTGGTGCCATGCAAGTCGCGGGTGGGCTTGATTATATGGTCAGTATTGCGGAGAAAATCTTACGCAAAAACCCCAAACAGATTGTTTTTTTGGCGCCCATCGTGACCTACATCATGACCTTTTTTGCAGGCACTGGCCATACGGCGTTTTCTACCTTGCCCGTCATTGCTGAAGTGGCCAAAGAGCAAGGCATCCGTCCTTCACGCCCCCTTAGTATCGCGGTTGTTGCTTCTCAGATTGCCATCACTGCTTCGCCTATCTCAGCGGCAGTTGTTTTCCTTAGCGGTGTGCTTGAGCCTTTAGGGGTGGGGTATTTGGAAATCTTAGCCGTGTGTATTCCTTCGTCCTTTTTAGCGTGCATGGTTGCGGCGCTTGTTTCTGGCTTTTTGGGCAAACCCCTCAAGGATGACCCTGTGTACCAAGAGCGTCTTGCTAAAGGTTTGATTAAAATGCGTGGCGAAACCAAGCTCGAAATCAAGCCTGGCGCAAAACTTTCCGTGGGCATTTTCTTGTTTGCTATCCTCGCCGTTGTCACCTATGCTACGATGATTAGTGGTAAAGTTGGCCTCATCGAAAACCCTGTCGTAGGGCGAGATTCTGCCATCATGCTTTTCATGCTTACTGCTGCGGCACTCATCGCGTTTTTTACCAAAATCGACTCGGCCCAAGTGCTTAACTCTTCTACCTTTAAATCGGGCATGAGTGCGTGTATTTGTGTCCTTGGTGTTGCATGGCTTGGCTCTACTTTTGTGGTGAACCACATTGATGCCATTAAAGTGTTTGCGGGCGATTTGCTTAACCACTATCCGTGGATGCTAGCCGTGGTGCTTTTCTTTGCTAGTACCTTGCTCTACTCCCAAGCTGCCACTGCTAAAGCGCTCATCCCTGCGGCGATCGCCCTAGGTGTTGCCCCTGTTTCTATTGTCGCTTCTTTTGCTGCGGTCAGTGCACTTTTTGTCCTTCCTACTTACCCTACGCTCATCGCGGCCGTGGAGATGGACGACACAGGTTCTACACGCATTGGCAAATTTGTCTTTAACCATCCCTTTATCATCCCTGGTGTGATTGCTATCGCCCTGTCTGTTGCCTTTGCCTTTGTTATTGGTGGGCTGATTCTTTAA
- a CDS encoding response regulator transcription factor translates to MKILLLEDNERLAKLIKNTLEQEGYKTDIFTDGEEALEALNNGYQCFVLDINVPSIDGISVLETLRLYHKETPAIIISSNHELDKIRVSYELGCDDYLKKPFYVYELVHKIKKLCHVPSQMVALWKGYDYDYANHRLFNPCGEEIKLAKKEVMFLELFAKDPKRVIGFSELEEYVWEGEVTCMDNIRALLKRLRKKLPEGAIETIVKIGYRLGEI, encoded by the coding sequence ATGAAAATTTTACTCCTTGAAGACAACGAACGCTTGGCCAAACTCATTAAAAATACCCTAGAGCAAGAGGGTTATAAAACCGACATTTTCACAGACGGCGAAGAGGCCCTTGAAGCGTTAAATAACGGCTACCAGTGTTTTGTTTTGGACATCAACGTCCCTTCCATAGACGGGATTTCCGTACTTGAAACCCTGCGTCTTTACCACAAAGAAACCCCTGCTATCATCATCAGTTCCAACCACGAACTGGACAAAATCCGCGTCTCTTATGAGCTGGGGTGCGATGATTACCTCAAAAAGCCCTTTTACGTCTACGAATTGGTGCATAAAATCAAAAAACTCTGCCATGTTCCTTCTCAAATGGTCGCGTTATGGAAGGGGTATGATTACGACTATGCCAACCACCGCCTCTTTAACCCTTGTGGCGAAGAGATAAAACTGGCCAAAAAAGAGGTGATGTTTTTGGAGCTTTTTGCCAAAGACCCCAAGCGGGTCATTGGCTTTAGCGAACTGGAAGAGTACGTGTGGGAAGGCGAAGTGACGTGCATGGACAACATTCGCGCCTTACTCAAACGCTTGCGCAAAAAACTCCCCGAAGGCGCCATCGAGACTATCGTCAAAATAGGCTACCGCTTGGGGGAGATTTAG
- a CDS encoding methyl-accepting chemotaxis protein → MTLSFKTKIFLSVGTLLGISLFLLAVFNHLQHKQSITLATDTEYKILATSLQEKIDTWMETKALSVESFVQKLTHHDPHLEKQEISTLLLLAKQSGGFDHVFAGFSNGKTIDHDNRNREGYDPRTRGWYKQSIGHQDVFISDPYIGASSGKLLITFAKRILDASGKPIGVLGADVSLETITRSVLNLALPEGGRSMILNTDLLAIIGIKDKEEASFFSKNTHFDASAIALAAHHKQTFTHQETPQIFFSARLQSRPWIVALVVSEAAIYQGATTAFRSSMGLFSVFVLVATALMYGLLTTLMRPLDALHETVKDLAGGEGDLTKRLAVKHHDEFGCISHEINRFIEKIANLIREASLSGSENAAIAAELSSTTASVITLAHQEGALLQDATALGQTISVSLDEASHTTQANQKRLLGTSEELNRVRSRMETLNTTLQETSSREASIAQKLSEISENATDVKEVLTIIGDIADQTNLLALNAAIEAARAGDHGRGFAVVADEVRKLAERTQKSLTDINATINVVVQSIIETNAQMLQASQNLHGLSDESTQINHTLSQSVTLMNEAIKETQTTLSGYLETTTKVTQLTHNLDAIADIAQRNIHSTQEGAKASEHLFQQSEQLKLSLGHFKI, encoded by the coding sequence ATGACTCTTAGCTTTAAAACAAAAATCTTTCTTAGCGTTGGCACCCTCTTGGGTATCAGTTTGTTTCTTTTGGCGGTTTTTAACCACCTCCAACACAAGCAAAGCATCACCCTTGCCACTGACACGGAGTACAAGATTTTAGCCACTTCCTTGCAAGAAAAAATCGATACATGGATGGAGACAAAAGCCCTCTCCGTAGAAAGCTTTGTGCAAAAACTTACCCACCATGACCCCCATTTAGAAAAACAAGAAATCTCCACTTTGCTTCTTTTGGCAAAACAAAGCGGTGGGTTTGACCATGTGTTTGCAGGCTTTAGTAATGGCAAGACCATCGACCACGACAACCGTAACCGCGAGGGCTACGACCCCCGCACCAGAGGGTGGTATAAACAATCCATTGGGCACCAAGATGTTTTTATTAGCGACCCTTACATAGGTGCGAGCAGTGGAAAATTGCTCATCACTTTTGCCAAGCGCATTCTTGATGCTTCGGGCAAGCCTATCGGCGTTTTAGGAGCAGATGTTTCCCTGGAAACCATCACCCGTTCCGTGCTTAACCTTGCACTTCCTGAGGGAGGAAGAAGCATGATTTTAAACACCGACTTACTCGCCATCATCGGCATTAAAGACAAAGAAGAAGCATCATTTTTTAGTAAAAACACCCACTTTGATGCCTCGGCTATCGCGTTGGCGGCTCACCACAAACAAACGTTTACCCACCAAGAAACACCCCAAATCTTTTTTTCAGCTCGCCTACAAAGCCGCCCATGGATTGTCGCTCTTGTTGTGAGTGAAGCGGCAATCTACCAAGGCGCTACGACCGCTTTTCGTTCTAGTATGGGACTTTTTTCGGTTTTTGTACTGGTGGCAACTGCGTTGATGTATGGCCTTTTAACGACCCTCATGCGCCCTTTGGACGCACTGCATGAAACCGTAAAAGACCTTGCAGGGGGCGAGGGCGATTTAACCAAGCGCCTTGCTGTCAAACATCACGATGAGTTTGGGTGCATTAGCCATGAAATCAACCGTTTTATTGAAAAAATCGCCAACCTCATCCGCGAAGCAAGTCTCAGCGGGAGTGAAAACGCCGCCATTGCCGCCGAACTCTCTTCAACCACTGCTTCAGTCATCACGCTTGCTCACCAAGAAGGCGCACTTTTGCAAGATGCAACAGCCCTTGGGCAAACCATCTCTGTTTCTTTGGATGAGGCTTCGCACACAACCCAGGCAAACCAAAAACGCCTTCTTGGTACCAGCGAAGAGCTAAACCGTGTGCGTTCACGCATGGAAACCCTCAACACCACCTTGCAAGAAACCTCTTCGCGGGAAGCGTCCATCGCCCAAAAACTCTCAGAAATTAGCGAAAATGCTACAGATGTCAAAGAGGTGCTCACTATCATCGGTGACATCGCCGACCAGACCAATCTTTTGGCCCTCAACGCGGCCATCGAAGCGGCGCGCGCGGGAGACCACGGGCGTGGGTTTGCCGTGGTAGCCGATGAAGTGCGCAAACTCGCCGAACGCACCCAAAAAAGCCTCACCGACATCAACGCCACTATCAATGTGGTCGTCCAATCCATCATTGAAACCAATGCGCAGATGCTCCAAGCTTCCCAAAACCTGCACGGGCTCTCGGACGAATCCACGCAGATTAACCACACCCTCTCCCAAAGCGTTACCCTGATGAACGAGGCCATCAAAGAGACCCAAACCACCCTCTCGGGCTACCTCGAAACCACCACCAAAGTCACCCAGCTCACCCATAATTTAGACGCCATCGCAGACATCGCTCAGCGCAACATTCACAGCACCCAAGAGGGGGCCAAAGCCAGTGAACACCTCTTTCAACAATCCGAACAACTCAAACTTTCCCTTGGGCACTTTAAGATATAA
- the aspA gene encoding aspartate ammonia-lyase — MSTRLEHDLIGDKEISNDCYYGVQTARAMENFHITGVTLSKFPTFIISLAKVKKAAALANFELGLLAEKKKNAICHACDELIAGRYHDQFMVDMIQGGAGTSTNMNANEVIANIGLEFMGFAKGEYKHLHPNNDVNLSQSTNDAYPTALRVALYEKLGELNESMAIIKGAFAKKATEFKDVIKMGRTQLQDAVPMTLEQEFRTYAVMIGEDIERIREAQQLVREMNMGATAIGTGINAHPEYTKLVESKLQEVTGRPFVTAGDLIEATQDTGAYVQISGVLKRVATKMSKICNDLRLLSSGPRTGFNEINLPAMQPGSSIMPGKVNPVIPEVVNQVCYQVIGTDVAITMASEGGQLQLNVFEPLIAYNLFNSINMMKNAFETLATSCVCGITANKERCLELVLNSIGLVTALNPYLGYENSTIVAKEALQSGRSVYDIVLEKGFLEKEQLDEIIKPENMIRPKNYGLSEKHKIKPVV; from the coding sequence ATGTCAACCCGACTCGAACACGATCTCATCGGTGACAAAGAAATATCCAATGACTGCTACTACGGTGTACAAACCGCACGTGCGATGGAGAACTTTCATATCACTGGTGTAACCTTAAGTAAATTTCCTACTTTTATCATTTCTCTTGCCAAAGTAAAAAAAGCAGCCGCGTTAGCCAACTTTGAACTAGGGCTGTTAGCAGAGAAAAAAAAGAATGCTATCTGCCATGCGTGTGATGAACTCATCGCGGGACGTTACCATGACCAGTTCATGGTCGACATGATTCAAGGAGGGGCTGGCACTTCGACGAACATGAATGCCAATGAAGTTATTGCCAACATTGGTTTAGAGTTTATGGGATTTGCTAAAGGAGAGTACAAACACCTCCACCCTAACAATGACGTCAACCTTTCCCAGTCTACTAATGATGCCTACCCTACTGCCCTTCGGGTGGCTTTGTATGAAAAGCTTGGAGAACTTAACGAATCCATGGCCATCATCAAAGGAGCCTTTGCTAAGAAAGCTACCGAGTTTAAAGATGTCATCAAGATGGGACGCACCCAACTTCAAGACGCCGTACCCATGACATTAGAACAAGAGTTTCGTACTTATGCAGTCATGATTGGCGAAGACATTGAGCGTATCCGTGAAGCCCAACAGTTAGTCCGTGAGATGAACATGGGAGCAACAGCTATTGGGACAGGGATTAATGCCCATCCTGAGTACACCAAACTCGTAGAGAGCAAACTCCAAGAAGTGACAGGACGTCCGTTTGTGACAGCGGGAGATTTGATTGAGGCGACCCAAGATACGGGCGCGTATGTGCAGATTTCTGGGGTGCTTAAACGGGTAGCGACTAAGATGTCTAAGATTTGTAATGACTTGCGCCTTTTAAGCTCAGGCCCCCGTACAGGGTTTAATGAAATTAACCTCCCTGCCATGCAACCGGGAAGTTCCATTATGCCAGGTAAAGTGAACCCTGTGATTCCTGAGGTAGTCAACCAAGTGTGTTATCAAGTGATTGGCACCGACGTGGCTATTACCATGGCGTCTGAGGGCGGGCAGTTACAGCTGAATGTCTTTGAACCGCTCATTGCCTACAACTTGTTTAACTCTATCAACATGATGAAAAATGCTTTTGAAACCTTGGCTACTTCGTGTGTGTGTGGGATTACGGCCAATAAAGAGCGTTGTTTGGAACTGGTGCTTAATAGCATTGGGTTAGTCACCGCCCTTAATCCTTACCTTGGGTATGAGAACTCTACCATCGTGGCCAAAGAAGCCTTACAGAGTGGACGGTCAGTGTATGACATTGTGTTAGAAAAAGGGTTCTTAGAAAAAGAACAATTGGATGAGATTATCAAACCTGAGAACATGATTCGACCCAAGAACTACGGGTTGTCGGAGAAACATAAGATTAAGCCGGTGGTGTGA
- a CDS encoding type II asparaginase, which yields MACVAGASLLMAKPNITILATGGTIAGSGATAVSSSYTAGAVTVDKLLAAVPSINEMALIKGEQISSIGSQEMNNHVWLKLSKRVNALLADPKVDGVVITHGTDTMEETAYFLTLTVKSDKPVVLVGAMRSGTSMSADGPLNLHNAVSVVTHKESKGKGVLVVMNDEIHSAREVTKSNTSSVNTFTSPNAGKIGTVYYGNVEFFMQPLRKHTLSSEFDVSGLEDLPRVDILFGHPHGTKDLVEAVVKAGTKGIVYAGMGNGNPFPSTQDALGDAVKKGVIVARSSRTGSGSTVQEGEVDDAKYGFIATTSLSPQKARVLLMLGLTKTTDKEALQNLFLTY from the coding sequence ATGGCATGCGTGGCGGGAGCCTCTTTACTTATGGCTAAACCCAACATCACCATCCTTGCCACTGGCGGAACCATTGCGGGCTCTGGAGCTACGGCCGTTTCAAGTAGCTACACCGCAGGCGCGGTAACGGTAGATAAACTCCTCGCCGCGGTGCCCTCCATCAATGAGATGGCACTTATCAAAGGGGAACAAATCTCTAGCATTGGTTCTCAGGAGATGAACAACCACGTCTGGCTCAAACTCTCCAAGCGCGTCAATGCCCTGCTAGCTGACCCAAAAGTGGACGGCGTGGTCATCACCCACGGCACCGACACCATGGAAGAAACCGCTTACTTTTTAACCCTCACGGTTAAAAGCGACAAACCCGTCGTGCTTGTGGGTGCCATGCGTTCAGGCACCTCCATGAGTGCCGATGGTCCGTTAAACCTTCACAACGCCGTGAGCGTGGTCACCCACAAAGAAAGCAAAGGCAAAGGCGTGCTTGTGGTCATGAATGACGAAATCCACAGTGCACGGGAAGTGACCAAAAGCAACACCTCTTCGGTCAACACGTTCACCTCGCCCAACGCAGGGAAAATCGGCACCGTTTATTATGGCAATGTAGAATTTTTCATGCAGCCCTTACGCAAACACACGCTTTCTTCAGAGTTTGACGTGAGCGGGCTTGAAGATTTGCCCCGTGTGGATATTCTTTTTGGACATCCACACGGCACCAAAGACCTCGTAGAGGCGGTGGTTAAAGCGGGGACCAAAGGCATCGTGTATGCAGGCATGGGCAATGGTAATCCTTTCCCAAGCACCCAAGACGCCCTTGGTGACGCGGTGAAAAAAGGGGTTATCGTCGCACGCTCTTCGCGCACAGGAAGCGGTAGCACAGTACAAGAAGGGGAAGTGGATGATGCCAAATACGGTTTCATTGCTACCACAAGCCTTAGCCCTCAAAAAGCCCGCGTGCTGTTGATGCTAGGACTTACCAAAACTACCGATAAAGAGGCACTCCAAAACCTTTTCTTGACGTACTAA
- a CDS encoding response regulator transcription factor yields MKILVLEDNERLAKVIKSALEQQGWRVDLFGDGDEALDALNNGYHFFILDINVPSIDGISVLETLRIYHKGTPAIIISSNHELEKIQLSYELGCDDYLKKPFFIYELVQKIKKLSQSDEGITALWKGYTYDCPNHRLIDPLGAEIKLAKKEMEFLELFAKDPRRVVSFGELEEYVWEGEETCMLNIRALVKRLRKKLPEGAIKTVNKIGYSLGEI; encoded by the coding sequence ATGAAAATTCTAGTTCTTGAAGACAACGAACGCTTGGCAAAAGTTATTAAAAGCGCCCTTGAGCAGCAAGGGTGGCGGGTGGATCTGTTTGGGGATGGGGACGAGGCGCTAGATGCGCTTAATAACGGGTACCATTTTTTCATCCTCGACATCAACGTCCCTTCCATTGACGGGATTTCGGTGCTTGAAACCTTGCGTATTTACCATAAAGGCACCCCCGCTATCATCATCAGCTCCAACCACGAACTGGAAAAAATCCAACTCTCTTACGAGCTAGGATGCGATGATTACCTTAAAAAACCTTTTTTCATCTACGAACTGGTCCAAAAAATCAAAAAACTCTCCCAAAGTGACGAGGGCATCACGGCCCTGTGGAAGGGCTACACCTACGATTGTCCCAATCACCGCTTGATTGACCCTTTGGGTGCGGAGATAAAACTGGCTAAAAAAGAGATGGAGTTTTTAGAACTCTTTGCCAAAGACCCCAGGCGCGTGGTGAGTTTTGGTGAGCTTGAAGAGTACGTGTGGGAGGGCGAAGAAACCTGTATGCTCAACATCCGCGCACTAGTTAAGCGCCTGCGGAAAAAACTCCCCGAAGGCGCCATTAAAACTGTCAACAAAATCGGCTACAGTTTGGGAGAGATTTAA
- a CDS encoding sensor histidine kinase has translation MNIYRLFGSLMLLVLLFFSPLFAQEPQRVLILNSYPKNFQWSTEIITGIQEVFIANPNVQADVIYMDGRQAASETHYQKLRDAITIKRKKTTYDLIIPIDRHAYTFVLHYYDELFAHERILFAGMEHFSKVQADKAGLFEKISGVLKTRPIKDNIAIIHTMIPSLKKLYILNETSAQDLESGLSIQAIIDTLDVDFEVEYVGDLALDELEARFSTPAPDEAMLFVPFYSGNYDQFYRNYEIAYVLNSLEIPVFATDSLFITKGIVGGKSALIKDIGYTTGELAITLLSNPSAPNRIITDIEYEYIFNYEKIKKFNLEPFLLNQSFRFVNSPVRFLDKHKKYVDALFLVLPLLILLILGLVHNIYMRIQNEKKWREAELQKNKHQQFIVQQSKLAEIGEVFSSIAHQWKNPLVEIATIAQEHLFTCKETEKEAGNRYVDDIMIQVQYMTDTINDFQKFIMPSTQKSIFDVTEAIETMMNIIRHTIKYNYIDVTIDKQGSKRLMVNGYKNEFMQTLLNIVNNAKDQIGKRREQGEIKRGAITINIYSDASKIIIAISDNGGGISKEKLPHIFDPYYTTKEKGHGIGLYMTKLIIEEKMGGKIWASNTPSGACFTIILGSAT, from the coding sequence ATGAACATTTATAGGCTTTTTGGAAGTCTAATGCTTTTGGTGTTACTCTTTTTTTCACCGCTTTTTGCCCAAGAACCCCAACGGGTGTTGATTTTAAATTCTTATCCTAAAAACTTCCAGTGGAGTACGGAGATTATCACGGGGATTCAGGAGGTTTTTATCGCCAATCCCAACGTTCAAGCCGATGTCATTTACATGGATGGCAGACAAGCTGCCTCTGAGACCCACTACCAAAAACTCCGCGACGCCATTACTATTAAGCGCAAAAAAACCACCTACGACCTCATCATCCCCATTGACCGCCATGCGTACACGTTTGTGCTTCATTATTACGACGAACTTTTTGCCCATGAGCGCATTTTGTTTGCAGGGATGGAACATTTTTCAAAGGTGCAAGCAGACAAAGCAGGACTATTTGAAAAAATCTCAGGCGTGCTTAAAACCCGCCCCATTAAAGACAACATCGCCATCATTCATACCATGATTCCTAGCCTCAAAAAGCTTTATATTCTCAACGAAACCAGCGCTCAAGACCTTGAATCGGGGCTTTCTATCCAAGCCATTATAGACACTTTGGATGTAGACTTTGAGGTGGAGTACGTGGGAGACTTGGCTCTGGATGAACTGGAGGCGAGGTTTTCTACCCCTGCCCCTGATGAAGCGATGCTGTTCGTTCCTTTTTACAGTGGCAACTACGACCAGTTTTACCGCAATTACGAAATCGCTTACGTTCTTAATTCCCTTGAAATTCCTGTTTTTGCCACCGATTCGCTTTTTATCACCAAGGGCATCGTCGGAGGAAAATCAGCCCTCATTAAAGACATCGGTTACACCACAGGGGAGCTTGCCATCACCTTACTGTCTAACCCAAGCGCGCCAAATCGCATCATCACAGACATCGAATACGAATACATTTTCAACTACGAAAAAATCAAAAAATTCAACCTTGAGCCTTTTTTACTCAACCAATCGTTCCGCTTTGTGAACTCTCCCGTGCGTTTTTTAGATAAGCACAAAAAATACGTCGATGCTCTCTTTCTTGTCCTTCCCTTGCTCATCTTGCTCATTTTAGGACTGGTACACAACATCTACATGCGCATCCAAAACGAGAAAAAATGGCGTGAGGCGGAGCTTCAAAAAAACAAACACCAGCAATTCATCGTCCAACAATCTAAGCTCGCGGAAATTGGCGAAGTCTTTTCCTCCATCGCCCACCAGTGGAAAAATCCCCTTGTGGAAATCGCCACCATCGCCCAAGAGCATCTCTTTACATGTAAAGAAACCGAAAAAGAAGCGGGCAACCGTTATGTGGATGACATCATGATACAAGTCCAGTACATGACCGATACCATCAACGACTTCCAAAAATTCATCATGCCCTCCACTCAAAAAAGCATTTTTGACGTCACCGAAGCCATCGAAACCATGATGAACATCATCCGCCACACTATCAAATACAACTACATCGACGTCACCATCGACAAGCAAGGCTCCAAACGCCTCATGGTCAATGGCTACAAAAACGAGTTTATGCAAACCCTCTTAAACATCGTCAATAACGCCAAAGACCAGATTGGAAAACGGCGCGAACAAGGCGAGATAAAACGTGGCGCTATCACCATCAACATCTATAGCGACGCTTCCAAAATCATCATCGCCATCTCCGACAACGGCGGAGGCATCTCCAAAGAAAAGCTCCCCCATATCTTTGACCCCTACTACACCACCAAAGAAAAAGGGCATGGCATCGGACTTTACATGACCAAACTCATCATCGAAGAAAAAATGGGGGGCAAGATTTGGGCCTCCAATACCCCCTCAGGGGCGTGTTTTACCATCATCTTAGGAAGTGCTACATGA
- a CDS encoding sensor histidine kinase, which yields MRLWVIAALFFLTWCTCASLWASDTKQILVINSYHKGFQWSDDMLSGIEEVLYEHPDITTNILYMDSKRISSEEYFATLRELYKLQLKNQRYDLIVAIDTFAYNFLLKYYHEIFTDEPLLFTGPEQFSLEAVQKVGLEDRVVGLLEKRAIEESIPLISKMMPSLKKLTIINDGSTNGDDSDLFIRQAILDNQDTFEVEYIRHSSLEALEARFSTPRPNEAIFFIRFYNAHDGTFYKNNQIAAMIDKSALPVFVTDTLFMGKGALGGKVVPIRALGENTGKLILQTLKGEITPLHVSTDETYEYQFDVQKLAHFGLSPHPHVGSYTRLNAPLGFFDKHRVFVDTIFVASPLLVLLILGLGHNIYMRARNEAKQRAIELQQNKHQQFIVQQAKLAEIGEVFSSIAHQWKSPLIEIAAIAQEHVYTCKDQPQEENNQYVNDIMVQVRYMTDTINDFQKFIMPSVDKSVFDVAETIEEMLKIINHTIKYSYIDITVRKQGTQRLLVNGYKNEFMQTLLNIVNNAKDQITLARERGAIKRGEISITLSCDADKIILAICDNGGGIPEGKLPQVFDAYFTTKEEGHGIGLYMTRLIIEEKMGGKIWASNTPVGACFTILLGSAA from the coding sequence ATGAGACTTTGGGTAATTGCGGCACTGTTTTTTTTAACGTGGTGCACCTGTGCGTCCCTTTGGGCAAGCGACACCAAACAAATTTTGGTCATCAACTCTTACCACAAAGGGTTTCAATGGAGTGATGACATGCTTAGTGGCATCGAAGAAGTGCTTTATGAACACCCCGACATCACCACCAATATCCTTTACATGGACTCCAAACGCATCAGTTCCGAAGAGTATTTTGCTACGCTGCGGGAGCTGTATAAACTCCAGCTCAAAAACCAGCGCTACGATCTCATCGTCGCCATTGACACCTTTGCGTACAATTTTTTGCTTAAATACTACCATGAGATTTTTACCGATGAACCTTTGCTTTTTACGGGTCCTGAGCAGTTTTCCCTTGAGGCGGTGCAAAAAGTTGGGCTTGAAGATCGTGTGGTGGGGCTTCTTGAAAAACGGGCTATTGAGGAGTCGATTCCGCTTATTTCCAAGATGATGCCTTCGTTAAAAAAACTCACCATCATTAATGACGGAAGTACTAACGGGGACGATTCGGATCTTTTTATTCGTCAGGCCATTTTAGACAACCAAGACACCTTTGAGGTGGAGTATATTCGCCACTCTTCCCTTGAAGCGCTCGAAGCACGTTTTAGCACCCCTCGCCCCAATGAAGCTATTTTTTTCATCCGTTTTTACAATGCCCATGATGGAACTTTTTACAAAAACAACCAAATTGCCGCCATGATTGATAAAAGCGCCTTACCTGTGTTTGTCACCGATACGCTTTTTATGGGGAAAGGGGCCCTTGGCGGGAAAGTTGTTCCTATTCGCGCTTTGGGAGAAAACACAGGAAAACTTATTTTACAAACCCTCAAAGGCGAAATCACCCCTTTACATGTAAGCACCGATGAGACTTACGAATACCAATTTGACGTGCAAAAACTTGCCCACTTTGGCCTCTCGCCCCATCCTCATGTGGGCTCTTACACACGCTTAAACGCTCCTCTTGGGTTTTTTGACAAGCATCGGGTGTTTGTCGACACCATCTTTGTGGCTTCACCCTTGTTGGTGCTGCTCATCCTAGGCCTTGGGCACAACATTTACATGCGTGCGCGTAACGAAGCCAAACAGCGCGCCATCGAACTGCAACAAAACAAACACCAACAATTCATCGTCCAACAAGCCAAATTGGCCGAGATTGGCGAAGTGTTTTCCTCCATCGCCCACCAGTGGAAAAGCCCGCTCATCGAGATTGCCGCCATCGCCCAAGAGCACGTCTATACATGTAAAGACCAACCCCAGGAAGAAAACAACCAATACGTCAACGACATCATGGTGCAAGTGCGCTACATGACTGACACCATCAATGACTTTCAAAAGTTCATCATGCCCTCCGTTGACAAAAGCGTTTTTGACGTGGCCGAGACCATCGAAGAGATGTTAAAAATTATCAATCACACCATCAAATACAGCTACATCGACATCACTGTGCGCAAGCAAGGCACCCAGCGCCTTTTGGTCAATGGCTACAAAAACGAGTTCATGCAGACCCTTTTAAACATCGTCAACAACGCCAAAGACCAAATCACGCTTGCCCGAGAACGCGGAGCCATCAAGCGCGGAGAGATTAGCATCACGCTTTCGTGTGACGCAGATAAAATCATCCTCGCCATTTGCGACAACGGCGGGGGCATCCCTGAGGGAAAATTACCCCAAGTGTTTGATGCCTACTTTACTACCAAAGAAGAGGGGCATGGGATTGGCTTGTACATGACGCGGCTGATTATTGAAGAGAAAATGGGAGGCAAGATTTGGGCTTCTAACACCCCTGTGGGGGCATGTTTTACGATTTTATTAGGAAGTGCAGCATGA